Proteins encoded by one window of Candidatus Atribacteria bacterium ADurb.Bin276:
- a CDS encoding Bacterial transcription activator, effector binding domain, giving the protein MLFKIEVIDQKAQPVLYIRTRTTMGDLPKIIGESYHKIYEYLKEMNEDPVDAPYTAYYSLDMNDLDVEMGFPVGRHLSEKYDIKSGELPRGRYVTCLYKGPYSQMEQPYNAIFRWIEENGYEKTGVYYEYYFNSPTEVPESELITRIAIPVK; this is encoded by the coding sequence ATGCTTTTTAAAATTGAAGTTATTGATCAAAAAGCTCAACCGGTTTTGTACATCCGAACCAGAACTACTATGGGAGATTTACCGAAAATTATTGGAGAATCGTACCATAAAATTTATGAATACCTTAAAGAAATGAATGAAGATCCTGTTGATGCACCTTATACGGCATATTATAGCCTGGACATGAATGATTTAGATGTTGAAATGGGTTTTCCAGTAGGTCGTCACTTATCGGAAAAATATGATATTAAATCAGGTGAATTACCTCGAGGAAGGTATGTGACATGTTTGTATAAGGGTCCATATAGCCAGATGGAACAACCTTACAATGCAATATTCCGGTGGATTGAAGAAAATGGATACGAAAAAACTGGAGTTTATTATGAATATTATTTTAATTCTCCGACCGAGGTCCCCGAAAGCGAACTCATAACTCGCATTGCCATTCCAGTAAAATAA